CTGTGTGCGTTCGTGGAACCCGTCCGACCCGGCCCAGTAGACGCGCCCGAAGGCAAAGAGTGCCACCGAACTCTCTCCCTGGTGAAGATTCCACCGAACCGCATCGAGCAACCCGGGAACGAGAGACATTCTCATCTCGTTCTGCTCGGCGACCAGGGGATTGCGGAGCCTCACGGGAAGAGCGCCCCCGGGAGCGAGGAAGCGAAAGCGCGCGTTCGTCGACTCCGATGCGAACGGCAAGGTCATCGTCTCGTTCCAGCCCAGGTGCGCGAGCAGCGCCCGGAGCTCTTTCACCTTGCGGCGAAGCGGCGTGTCTTCCCCTCGGGTGATTTCGCACCGGGGCAGGCTCGTGGGGATTTCCTCGTAGCCGGCGACACGCGCCACTTCTTCGACGAAGTCGATCTCCCGCGTCAGGTCCGAGCGATAGGTAGGCGGAACGACGGAGAGAGCTCCCCGCCCCCCACCCTGAACGGTCACTCCGAGCCGACGCAGAATCCCGACCACACGCCCGCGGTCGACGGGCAGGCCGAGAAGGTCTCGCACTTTTTCCAGCCTCACGCGCACGGGGGCGGGCCGGGTATCACCGACCTGCACGTCCACGGCAGCACCGGTGGGATGGCTCCCGGGGATTTCTCGCCCGAGGAGCTCCACGGCCCTTTCGAGCGCCGTGACGGTCCCGCCGATATCCACCCCCCGTTCGAACCGGTACGAGGACTCGGTGAGGAGACCGAGACGCTTGGCCGTCTTCCTTACCCGGACCGGATCGAACCACGCACTCTCCAGAAGAATCCTGCGCGTGGACGGCTCGATCGCGGTCCGGAGCCCCCCGAGAATCCCGGCGAGCGCGACGATTTCCTCGCCGGTCGTGATCGCGAGATCCTCCGGTTCGAGCACGTACTCCCTACCGTCCAGCCCGGAGAACGCCGAGCGGGCTCCGGCGTAGCGAACCACGATGGAGGGGCGGGGCAGGCGGTCGTAGTCGAACGCGTGGAGCGGCTGACCGAGCTCGACCATCACGTAGTTCGTCACGTCCACGACGTTGTTCACCGGGCGCAGGCCCACGGCGGCGAGCCGCCACTGCATCCAGAGCGGAGCCGGTCCGACCGAAACCTCTTCGACGAGCCGCGCCGCGTACCTGCGGCACGCGTCGGCCGCGTCGATCCGCACGGAAAAAGGGCCGGGCCCGGGCGGACGCGCCGCGGCCACCGAGCGCCGCTTGCGAAGCCTCGCCCCTGTCAGGGCACAGAGCTCGCGCGCGAGTCCCAGGACGCTCAGACAGTCGCCACGGTTGGGGGTGACGGAAACTTCGAGAACCGTGTCCCGGAGGCCGAACAACTCCGCGAGCGAGGTTCCGACGGGCGCGTCTTCGGGAAGCTCGAGCGGGCCGCCGCCCTCGTCGCCGAACCCGAGGTCGG
The sequence above is a segment of the Candidatus Binatia bacterium genome. Coding sequences within it:
- the pheT gene encoding phenylalanine--tRNA ligase beta subunit translates to MKVTLRWLRELLEGDLEPDEIVDRLTGAGLEVEAVEEIGRELEAVRVAEAVRLEPHPGSARWEVCFLRDGGPELCRVVRPAGELGVGRRFALARAGTRLPTGSTVEARDVEGMRSEGIVCRAADLGFGDEGGGPLELPEDAPVGTSLAELFGLRDTVLEVSVTPNRGDCLSVLGLARELCALTGARLRKRRSVAAARPPGPGPFSVRIDAADACRRYAARLVEEVSVGPAPLWMQWRLAAVGLRPVNNVVDVTNYVMVELGQPLHAFDYDRLPRPSIVVRYAGARSAFSGLDGREYVLEPEDLAITTGEEIVALAGILGGLRTAIEPSTRRILLESAWFDPVRVRKTAKRLGLLTESSYRFERGVDIGGTVTALERAVELLGREIPGSHPTGAAVDVQVGDTRPAPVRVRLEKVRDLLGLPVDRGRVVGILRRLGVTVQGGGRGALSVVPPTYRSDLTREIDFVEEVARVAGYEEIPTSLPRCEITRGEDTPLRRKVKELRALLAHLGWNETMTLPFASESTNARFRFLAPGGALPVRLRNPLVAEQNEMRMSLVPGLLDAVRWNLHQGESSVALFAFGRVYWAGSDGFHERTQLGGVLRGEIPAEGLVGRRAAEFADLKGTTELVCGPALGSLRWEAATCAALHPGLGAEIRAGSRLVGVLGAVHPLVLEAWEIPHPCWVFEIDVEFLVGYGRERRFRDLPRFPAVVRDFAIVVPDRFASAEVLEFVRSRSHPWVEDVRVFDEYRGAPVPAGKKGLAYSVTYRSEERTLTDEEVNAVHEELVRALTERFGVELRR